In the Festucalex cinctus isolate MCC-2025b chromosome 10, RoL_Fcin_1.0, whole genome shotgun sequence genome, one interval contains:
- the LOC144027026 gene encoding cytochrome P450 2J6-like isoform X4, producing the protein MWTYNDAFVGLNVWGVLLLGLVIFLLGCTLGKKEPAHFPPGPFALPLVGSVFNIAIKQPHMYLTQLADAYGNVFCIRVGRDKMVFVCGWKMVKEVLVTQADKFADRPHQAMIYRLYNGETEGLLCSNGKTWKRQRHFAMGTLRTFGLANGTIETSIYQESQHLRQAVDKHKGELFDPAAELNSAVANIICQVVFGRRFDYGDPNLHQLHATMTEFIYLEGSVWGLLYNAFPAVMKRLPGPHQRIFTTFQTLQEFVSAQIKSHKLDLDPSNPRDYIDAFLAEMKDNENREAGFTDDNLVLCSLDLVLAGTETSSKTLQWGLIFLIQNPQIQEKVQVEIERVIGPSRFPKMADRAHMPYTNAVIHEIQRMANVVPLNGPRVASKDAQLGDYVIPKGSSVLPILTSVLFDKDEWETPHTFNPGHFLDSDGNFVKRNAFLPFSAGKRVCLGEGLARMELFLFLVGLLQKFTFSFAEGVELSNEGIVGVTRSPYPFKVRAAAR; encoded by the exons ATGTGGACGTATAACGACGCGTTTGTGGGTTTGAATGTCTGGGGGGTGCTACTGTTAGGTCTGGTGATTTTCCTCCTGGGGTGCACCCTTGGAAAGAAGGAGCCAGCTCACTTCCCACCCGGGCCGTTCGCCCTGCCTCTCGTCGGCAGCGTCTTCAACATTGCTATCAAGCAGCCTCACATGTACCTGACACAG TTGGCCGACGCCTACGGGAACGTGTTCTGCATCCGAGTGGGACGAGACAAGATGGTGTTCGTATGCGGATGGAAGATGGTGAAGGAAGTGCTCGTAACGCAGGCTGACAAGTTTGCGGACAGGCCGCACCAGGCCATGATTTACAGACTGTACAACGGAGAGACAG AGGGGCTTCTGTGCAGCAACGGCAAGACGTGGAAGAGGCAGCGTCACTTCGCCATGGGCACGCTACGCACCTTCGGCCTGGCCAACGGCACCATTGAGACCAGCATCTACCAGGAGAGCCAACACCTGCGCCAGGCCGTCGACAAACACAAAG GTGAATTGTTTGACCCGGCGGCCGAGTTGAACAGCGCGGTGGCGAACATCATCTGCCAGGTCGTTTTTGGGAGAAGGTTCGACTACGGCGACCCAAACCTCCATCAGCTTCACGCCACCATGACGGAGTTCATCTATCTGGAAGGCTCCGTGTGGGGCCTG CTCTACAACGCCTTCCCAGCCGTGATGAAGCGATTGCCTGGGCCCCACCAAAGAATCTTCACCACCTTCCAAACTTTGCAGGAGTTCGTCAGTGCCCAGATCAAGAGCCACAAGTTGGATTTGGACCCCAGCAACCCGCGGGATTATATCGACGCCTTTCTGGCGGAGATGAAA GACAATGAAAACCGTGAAGCGGGTTTCACAGACGACAATCTGGTTCTGTGCTCTCTGGATCTGGTCCTCGCCGGGACAGAGACTTCCTCCAAGACGCTGCAGTGGGGCCTCATCTTCCTCATCCAGAACCCTCAAATCCAGG AAAAAGTCCAGGTGGAGATCGAACGAGTGATTGGGCCGAGCCGCTTTCCCAAGATGGCCGACAGGGCCCACATGCCCTATACGAACGCCGTCATCCACGAAATCCAAAGGATGGCCAACGTTGTCCCTCTCAACGGACCCAGAGTGGCCTCTAAAGACGCACAACTGGGGGACTACGTCATACCCAAG GGCAGCAGCGTGTTGCCCATCTTGACGTCGGTGCTGTTCGACAAGGACGAATGGGAAACGCCGCATACCTTCAACCCCGGACACTTCCTGGACTCCGATGGCAATTTTGTGAAAAGGAACGCATTCTTACCTTTCTCCGCAG gaAAACGTGTGTGTCTGGGTGAAGGCCTGGCCAGGATGGAGCTCTTCTTGTTCCTGGTGGGCCTGCTGCAGAAGTTCACCTTCTCCTTTGCGGAAGGAGTTGAATTGAGCAATGAGGGAATCGTCGGAGTGACGCGCTCGCCGTACCCCTTCAAGGTCCGCGCCGCGGCCCGCTGA
- the LOC144027026 gene encoding cytochrome P450 2J6-like isoform X2: MWTYNDAFVGLNVWGVLLLGLVIFLLGCTLGKKEPAHFPPGPFALPLVGSVFNIAIKQPHMYLTQLADAYGNVFCIRVGRDKMVFVCGWKMVKEVLVTQADKFADRPHQAMIYRLYNGETESDSVFVPLEGLLCSNGKTWKRQRHFAMGTLRTFGLANGTIETSIYQESQHLRQAVDKHKGELFDPAAELNSAVANIICQVVFGRRFDYGDPNLHQLHATMTEFIYLEGSVWGLLYNAFPAVMKRLPGPHQRIFTTFQTLQEFVSAQIKSHKLDLDPSNPRDYIDAFLAEMKDNENREAGFTDDNLVLCSLDLVLAGTETSSKTLQWGLIFLIQNPQIQEKVQVEIERVIGPSRFPKMADRAHMPYTNAVIHEIQRMANVVPLNGPRVASKDAQLGDYVIPKGSSVLPILTSVLFDKDEWETPHTFNPGHFLDSDGNFVKRNAFLPFSAGKRVCLGEGLARMELFLFLVGLLQKFTFSFAEGVELSNEGIVGVTRSPYPFKVRAAAR; encoded by the exons ATGTGGACGTATAACGACGCGTTTGTGGGTTTGAATGTCTGGGGGGTGCTACTGTTAGGTCTGGTGATTTTCCTCCTGGGGTGCACCCTTGGAAAGAAGGAGCCAGCTCACTTCCCACCCGGGCCGTTCGCCCTGCCTCTCGTCGGCAGCGTCTTCAACATTGCTATCAAGCAGCCTCACATGTACCTGACACAG TTGGCCGACGCCTACGGGAACGTGTTCTGCATCCGAGTGGGACGAGACAAGATGGTGTTCGTATGCGGATGGAAGATGGTGAAGGAAGTGCTCGTAACGCAGGCTGACAAGTTTGCGGACAGGCCGCACCAGGCCATGATTTACAGACTGTACAACGGAGAGACAG AGAGTGACAGTGTGTTTGTACCTCTAGAGGGGCTTCTGTGCAGCAACGGCAAGACGTGGAAGAGGCAGCGTCACTTCGCCATGGGCACGCTACGCACCTTCGGCCTGGCCAACGGCACCATTGAGACCAGCATCTACCAGGAGAGCCAACACCTGCGCCAGGCCGTCGACAAACACAAAG GTGAATTGTTTGACCCGGCGGCCGAGTTGAACAGCGCGGTGGCGAACATCATCTGCCAGGTCGTTTTTGGGAGAAGGTTCGACTACGGCGACCCAAACCTCCATCAGCTTCACGCCACCATGACGGAGTTCATCTATCTGGAAGGCTCCGTGTGGGGCCTG CTCTACAACGCCTTCCCAGCCGTGATGAAGCGATTGCCTGGGCCCCACCAAAGAATCTTCACCACCTTCCAAACTTTGCAGGAGTTCGTCAGTGCCCAGATCAAGAGCCACAAGTTGGATTTGGACCCCAGCAACCCGCGGGATTATATCGACGCCTTTCTGGCGGAGATGAAA GACAATGAAAACCGTGAAGCGGGTTTCACAGACGACAATCTGGTTCTGTGCTCTCTGGATCTGGTCCTCGCCGGGACAGAGACTTCCTCCAAGACGCTGCAGTGGGGCCTCATCTTCCTCATCCAGAACCCTCAAATCCAGG AAAAAGTCCAGGTGGAGATCGAACGAGTGATTGGGCCGAGCCGCTTTCCCAAGATGGCCGACAGGGCCCACATGCCCTATACGAACGCCGTCATCCACGAAATCCAAAGGATGGCCAACGTTGTCCCTCTCAACGGACCCAGAGTGGCCTCTAAAGACGCACAACTGGGGGACTACGTCATACCCAAG GGCAGCAGCGTGTTGCCCATCTTGACGTCGGTGCTGTTCGACAAGGACGAATGGGAAACGCCGCATACCTTCAACCCCGGACACTTCCTGGACTCCGATGGCAATTTTGTGAAAAGGAACGCATTCTTACCTTTCTCCGCAG gaAAACGTGTGTGTCTGGGTGAAGGCCTGGCCAGGATGGAGCTCTTCTTGTTCCTGGTGGGCCTGCTGCAGAAGTTCACCTTCTCCTTTGCGGAAGGAGTTGAATTGAGCAATGAGGGAATCGTCGGAGTGACGCGCTCGCCGTACCCCTTCAAGGTCCGCGCCGCGGCCCGCTGA
- the LOC144027026 gene encoding cytochrome P450 2J6-like isoform X3 — protein MWTYNDAFVGLNVWGVLLLGLVIFLLGCTLGKKEPAHFPPGPFALPLVGSVFNIAIKQPHMYLTQLADAYGNVFCIRVGRDKMVFVCGWKMVKEVLVTQADKFADRPHQAMIYRLYNGETGSVSTHPLVVDAYTQVLHTPSCHTESDSVFVPLEGLLCSNGKTWKRQRHFAMGTLRTFGLANGTIETSIYQESQHLRQAVDKHKGELFDPAAELNSAVANIICQVVFGRRFDYGDPNLHQLHATMTEFIYLEGSVWGLEFVSAQIKSHKLDLDPSNPRDYIDAFLAEMKDNENREAGFTDDNLVLCSLDLVLAGTETSSKTLQWGLIFLIQNPQIQEKVQVEIERVIGPSRFPKMADRAHMPYTNAVIHEIQRMANVVPLNGPRVASKDAQLGDYVIPKGSSVLPILTSVLFDKDEWETPHTFNPGHFLDSDGNFVKRNAFLPFSAGKRVCLGEGLARMELFLFLVGLLQKFTFSFAEGVELSNEGIVGVTRSPYPFKVRAAAR, from the exons ATGTGGACGTATAACGACGCGTTTGTGGGTTTGAATGTCTGGGGGGTGCTACTGTTAGGTCTGGTGATTTTCCTCCTGGGGTGCACCCTTGGAAAGAAGGAGCCAGCTCACTTCCCACCCGGGCCGTTCGCCCTGCCTCTCGTCGGCAGCGTCTTCAACATTGCTATCAAGCAGCCTCACATGTACCTGACACAG TTGGCCGACGCCTACGGGAACGTGTTCTGCATCCGAGTGGGACGAGACAAGATGGTGTTCGTATGCGGATGGAAGATGGTGAAGGAAGTGCTCGTAACGCAGGCTGACAAGTTTGCGGACAGGCCGCACCAGGCCATGATTTACAGACTGTACAACGGAGAGACAGGTAGCGTAAGCACGCACCCATTGGTGGTCGACGCGTACACGCAGGTGCTGCACACGCCCTCATGTCACACAGAGAGTGACAGTGTGTTTGTACCTCTAGAGGGGCTTCTGTGCAGCAACGGCAAGACGTGGAAGAGGCAGCGTCACTTCGCCATGGGCACGCTACGCACCTTCGGCCTGGCCAACGGCACCATTGAGACCAGCATCTACCAGGAGAGCCAACACCTGCGCCAGGCCGTCGACAAACACAAAG GTGAATTGTTTGACCCGGCGGCCGAGTTGAACAGCGCGGTGGCGAACATCATCTGCCAGGTCGTTTTTGGGAGAAGGTTCGACTACGGCGACCCAAACCTCCATCAGCTTCACGCCACCATGACGGAGTTCATCTATCTGGAAGGCTCCGTGTGGGGCCTG GAGTTCGTCAGTGCCCAGATCAAGAGCCACAAGTTGGATTTGGACCCCAGCAACCCGCGGGATTATATCGACGCCTTTCTGGCGGAGATGAAA GACAATGAAAACCGTGAAGCGGGTTTCACAGACGACAATCTGGTTCTGTGCTCTCTGGATCTGGTCCTCGCCGGGACAGAGACTTCCTCCAAGACGCTGCAGTGGGGCCTCATCTTCCTCATCCAGAACCCTCAAATCCAGG AAAAAGTCCAGGTGGAGATCGAACGAGTGATTGGGCCGAGCCGCTTTCCCAAGATGGCCGACAGGGCCCACATGCCCTATACGAACGCCGTCATCCACGAAATCCAAAGGATGGCCAACGTTGTCCCTCTCAACGGACCCAGAGTGGCCTCTAAAGACGCACAACTGGGGGACTACGTCATACCCAAG GGCAGCAGCGTGTTGCCCATCTTGACGTCGGTGCTGTTCGACAAGGACGAATGGGAAACGCCGCATACCTTCAACCCCGGACACTTCCTGGACTCCGATGGCAATTTTGTGAAAAGGAACGCATTCTTACCTTTCTCCGCAG gaAAACGTGTGTGTCTGGGTGAAGGCCTGGCCAGGATGGAGCTCTTCTTGTTCCTGGTGGGCCTGCTGCAGAAGTTCACCTTCTCCTTTGCGGAAGGAGTTGAATTGAGCAATGAGGGAATCGTCGGAGTGACGCGCTCGCCGTACCCCTTCAAGGTCCGCGCCGCGGCCCGCTGA
- the LOC144027026 gene encoding cytochrome P450 2J6-like isoform X1, whose protein sequence is MWTYNDAFVGLNVWGVLLLGLVIFLLGCTLGKKEPAHFPPGPFALPLVGSVFNIAIKQPHMYLTQLADAYGNVFCIRVGRDKMVFVCGWKMVKEVLVTQADKFADRPHQAMIYRLYNGETGSVSTHPLVVDAYTQVLHTPSCHTESDSVFVPLEGLLCSNGKTWKRQRHFAMGTLRTFGLANGTIETSIYQESQHLRQAVDKHKGELFDPAAELNSAVANIICQVVFGRRFDYGDPNLHQLHATMTEFIYLEGSVWGLLYNAFPAVMKRLPGPHQRIFTTFQTLQEFVSAQIKSHKLDLDPSNPRDYIDAFLAEMKDNENREAGFTDDNLVLCSLDLVLAGTETSSKTLQWGLIFLIQNPQIQEKVQVEIERVIGPSRFPKMADRAHMPYTNAVIHEIQRMANVVPLNGPRVASKDAQLGDYVIPKGSSVLPILTSVLFDKDEWETPHTFNPGHFLDSDGNFVKRNAFLPFSAGKRVCLGEGLARMELFLFLVGLLQKFTFSFAEGVELSNEGIVGVTRSPYPFKVRAAAR, encoded by the exons ATGTGGACGTATAACGACGCGTTTGTGGGTTTGAATGTCTGGGGGGTGCTACTGTTAGGTCTGGTGATTTTCCTCCTGGGGTGCACCCTTGGAAAGAAGGAGCCAGCTCACTTCCCACCCGGGCCGTTCGCCCTGCCTCTCGTCGGCAGCGTCTTCAACATTGCTATCAAGCAGCCTCACATGTACCTGACACAG TTGGCCGACGCCTACGGGAACGTGTTCTGCATCCGAGTGGGACGAGACAAGATGGTGTTCGTATGCGGATGGAAGATGGTGAAGGAAGTGCTCGTAACGCAGGCTGACAAGTTTGCGGACAGGCCGCACCAGGCCATGATTTACAGACTGTACAACGGAGAGACAGGTAGCGTAAGCACGCACCCATTGGTGGTCGACGCGTACACGCAGGTGCTGCACACGCCCTCATGTCACACAGAGAGTGACAGTGTGTTTGTACCTCTAGAGGGGCTTCTGTGCAGCAACGGCAAGACGTGGAAGAGGCAGCGTCACTTCGCCATGGGCACGCTACGCACCTTCGGCCTGGCCAACGGCACCATTGAGACCAGCATCTACCAGGAGAGCCAACACCTGCGCCAGGCCGTCGACAAACACAAAG GTGAATTGTTTGACCCGGCGGCCGAGTTGAACAGCGCGGTGGCGAACATCATCTGCCAGGTCGTTTTTGGGAGAAGGTTCGACTACGGCGACCCAAACCTCCATCAGCTTCACGCCACCATGACGGAGTTCATCTATCTGGAAGGCTCCGTGTGGGGCCTG CTCTACAACGCCTTCCCAGCCGTGATGAAGCGATTGCCTGGGCCCCACCAAAGAATCTTCACCACCTTCCAAACTTTGCAGGAGTTCGTCAGTGCCCAGATCAAGAGCCACAAGTTGGATTTGGACCCCAGCAACCCGCGGGATTATATCGACGCCTTTCTGGCGGAGATGAAA GACAATGAAAACCGTGAAGCGGGTTTCACAGACGACAATCTGGTTCTGTGCTCTCTGGATCTGGTCCTCGCCGGGACAGAGACTTCCTCCAAGACGCTGCAGTGGGGCCTCATCTTCCTCATCCAGAACCCTCAAATCCAGG AAAAAGTCCAGGTGGAGATCGAACGAGTGATTGGGCCGAGCCGCTTTCCCAAGATGGCCGACAGGGCCCACATGCCCTATACGAACGCCGTCATCCACGAAATCCAAAGGATGGCCAACGTTGTCCCTCTCAACGGACCCAGAGTGGCCTCTAAAGACGCACAACTGGGGGACTACGTCATACCCAAG GGCAGCAGCGTGTTGCCCATCTTGACGTCGGTGCTGTTCGACAAGGACGAATGGGAAACGCCGCATACCTTCAACCCCGGACACTTCCTGGACTCCGATGGCAATTTTGTGAAAAGGAACGCATTCTTACCTTTCTCCGCAG gaAAACGTGTGTGTCTGGGTGAAGGCCTGGCCAGGATGGAGCTCTTCTTGTTCCTGGTGGGCCTGCTGCAGAAGTTCACCTTCTCCTTTGCGGAAGGAGTTGAATTGAGCAATGAGGGAATCGTCGGAGTGACGCGCTCGCCGTACCCCTTCAAGGTCCGCGCCGCGGCCCGCTGA